One window of the Arthrobacter sp. zg-Y919 genome contains the following:
- a CDS encoding bifunctional o-acetylhomoserine/o-acetylserine sulfhydrylase, translated as MSADWSFETRQIHVGQEPDAVTGARALPIYQTTSFVFPSAEAAANRFALAELEPIYTRIGNPTQEAVENRIASLEGGVGALLLASGQAAETFALLNVAQAGDHVVASPSLYGGTYNLLKHTLKRFGIETTFVQDPDNLDQWRDAVRPNTKAFFGEVVSNPRQDVLDLEGISAVAHDAGIPLIVDNTLSTPYLIRPIEWGADIVVHSATKYLGGHGTAIAGVIVDSGNFDFAADPEKFPGFNTPDESYNGLVYARDLGVNGALGANLAFILKARVQLLRDLGSAVSPFNAFLIAQGLETLSLRIERHVSNAVAVANWLEQHDDVVSVAYAGLESSPWFDRGRTYGPRGTGAIVSFEIEGGIDAGKRFVDGLELHSHVANVGDVRSLVIHPASTTHSQLGAEAQLAAGVSPGLVRLSVGIEHIDDILADLDAGFRAAKGA; from the coding sequence ATGAGTGCAGATTGGTCATTTGAAACCCGCCAGATCCACGTAGGCCAGGAGCCCGACGCCGTCACCGGCGCACGTGCCCTGCCCATCTACCAGACAACGTCCTTCGTTTTCCCCAGTGCCGAAGCCGCAGCCAACCGGTTTGCGCTGGCCGAACTGGAACCCATTTACACCCGGATCGGCAACCCCACCCAGGAAGCGGTGGAAAACCGGATCGCGTCGCTGGAGGGCGGCGTCGGCGCCCTGCTGCTGGCTTCCGGACAGGCGGCGGAAACCTTCGCGCTGCTGAACGTGGCGCAGGCCGGCGACCATGTGGTCGCCAGCCCCAGCCTCTACGGCGGCACCTACAACCTGCTGAAGCACACCCTGAAGCGGTTCGGTATTGAAACCACCTTCGTGCAGGACCCGGACAACCTGGACCAATGGCGCGACGCCGTCCGGCCCAACACCAAGGCGTTCTTCGGCGAGGTGGTTTCCAACCCCCGGCAGGATGTCCTGGACCTGGAAGGCATCAGCGCCGTGGCCCATGACGCGGGCATTCCGCTGATTGTGGACAACACGCTGTCGACGCCGTACCTGATCCGCCCGATCGAGTGGGGCGCCGACATTGTGGTCCACTCGGCCACCAAGTACCTCGGCGGACACGGAACCGCCATTGCCGGCGTGATCGTGGATTCGGGCAACTTCGATTTCGCTGCCGATCCGGAGAAGTTCCCCGGCTTCAACACGCCCGATGAAAGCTACAACGGGCTCGTCTACGCCCGGGACCTGGGCGTCAACGGAGCGCTGGGGGCGAACCTCGCGTTCATCCTCAAGGCACGCGTCCAGCTGCTGCGCGACCTCGGATCCGCGGTGTCGCCCTTCAACGCCTTCCTGATTGCCCAGGGCCTGGAAACCCTGAGCCTGCGGATCGAACGGCACGTATCCAACGCCGTCGCCGTCGCGAACTGGCTGGAACAGCACGACGACGTCGTGTCCGTGGCGTACGCGGGCCTGGAGTCCAGTCCGTGGTTTGACCGTGGCCGCACCTACGGTCCGCGCGGCACCGGCGCCATTGTCTCCTTCGAAATCGAGGGCGGCATAGACGCCGGCAAACGCTTCGTCGACGGACTGGAACTGCACTCGCACGTGGCCAATGTGGGGGACGTGCGCTCCCTGGTGATCCACCCGGCATCCACCACGCACAGCCAGCTCGGAGCTGAAGCGCAGCTGGCGGCCGGTGTCAGTCCGGGGCTGGTCCGCCTCTCCGTGGGCATCGAACATATCGACGACATCCTCGCGGACCTCGACGCCGGGTTCCGGGCTGCCAAGGGAGCGTAG
- a CDS encoding homoserine O-acetyltransferase → MTRHPAPQGKSLQVPPLQHPTAKDGVLQYASIGGLDLETGGYLPDVVLAYETWGQLNPEAGNAVLVPHALTGSSHVARGSSGEPGWWEELVGPGRTVDTNRYFVVSVNMLGGCYGSTGPASPDPDGLPWGSRFPFVTIRDSVRAEARLADRLGIARWHAVLGGSLGGARALEWAVTEPNRVLHCGVIAATAASTAEQIAFAQAQLTAIRLDPDFNGGDYYNGSPPLAGLGLARRIAHITYRSEPELEYRFGRSPQGAEDPFGAVFPAGRGRYSVESYLDHQARKLAGRFDANSYLVLTEALVSHDVARGRGSLRAALAGTTAAFFIAAVESDRLYFPQQSADLAAALPRGTSVHLIRAPIGHDGFLTSVQEISGALKREVFG, encoded by the coding sequence ATGACCCGGCACCCGGCACCCCAGGGCAAGTCCCTGCAGGTGCCACCGCTGCAGCACCCCACCGCTAAGGACGGGGTGCTGCAGTATGCCTCCATAGGGGGACTGGACCTGGAAACCGGTGGGTACCTGCCCGACGTCGTCCTCGCCTACGAGACGTGGGGCCAGCTGAACCCGGAGGCGGGCAATGCGGTCCTGGTTCCGCATGCCCTGACAGGAAGCAGCCATGTGGCGCGGGGGAGCAGCGGCGAGCCGGGCTGGTGGGAGGAGCTCGTGGGCCCGGGGCGGACCGTGGACACCAACCGGTACTTCGTGGTCTCGGTCAACATGCTCGGGGGGTGCTACGGATCCACCGGTCCGGCATCACCGGACCCGGACGGACTGCCCTGGGGGTCGAGGTTTCCGTTCGTCACCATCCGCGACTCGGTCCGGGCGGAGGCGCGGCTGGCGGACCGGCTCGGCATTGCCCGCTGGCATGCGGTGCTGGGTGGTTCCCTCGGGGGAGCGCGTGCCCTGGAATGGGCGGTGACCGAGCCGAACCGGGTGCTGCACTGCGGGGTGATCGCGGCGACGGCGGCCAGCACGGCAGAGCAGATCGCCTTCGCCCAGGCGCAGCTGACCGCGATCCGCCTCGATCCCGATTTCAACGGGGGCGACTACTACAACGGTTCCCCGCCGCTGGCCGGACTCGGGCTGGCCCGGCGGATCGCGCACATCACCTACCGGTCCGAACCGGAGCTGGAATACCGGTTCGGCCGTTCCCCGCAGGGGGCCGAGGACCCGTTCGGAGCGGTATTCCCAGCGGGGAGGGGGCGGTATTCCGTGGAGAGCTACCTGGACCACCAGGCCCGGAAGCTGGCCGGCCGGTTCGACGCGAACAGCTATCTGGTGCTCACCGAGGCCCTGGTCAGCCACGACGTCGCCCGGGGCAGGGGATCCCTCCGCGCCGCGCTCGCAGGCACAACCGCGGCTTTCTTTATTGCGGCGGTGGAATCGGACCGGTTGTACTTTCCCCAGCAGTCGGCGGACCTGGCCGCAGCCCTTCCCCGGGGGACCTCCGTCCACCTCATCCGGGCACCCATCGGGCACGACGGTTTCCTGACGAGCGTCCAGGAGATTTCCGGTGCCCTGAAGCGGGAGGTGTTCGGGTAG
- a CDS encoding SRPBCC domain-containing protein — protein MADRISLSGRAQCTPEVLWHVLVDNRAAWWPDMDFAPHPGAPLKERWSEDGVEHTATGTVLAVAPGRLLSFRWTAPEWGAHTVVSFELTDEVDATGVAVTESGFAGLDAGVGAELSAAHREGWAFHLANLIEQAEKTDQAQHSGGS, from the coding sequence ATGGCAGATCGGATCTCTCTTTCCGGCCGGGCGCAGTGCACCCCGGAGGTTCTCTGGCACGTGCTCGTCGATAACCGGGCGGCCTGGTGGCCGGACATGGACTTCGCTCCGCACCCGGGTGCGCCCCTGAAGGAACGGTGGAGTGAGGACGGCGTGGAGCACACGGCCACCGGTACGGTACTGGCCGTCGCCCCGGGTCGGCTGCTTTCCTTCCGCTGGACCGCACCCGAATGGGGTGCTCACACGGTAGTCAGTTTCGAACTGACCGATGAGGTCGATGCCACGGGGGTAGCGGTGACCGAGAGCGGCTTTGCGGGGCTCGACGCCGGAGTGGGCGCCGAACTGTCCGCAGCTCACCGGGAAGGGTGGGCCTTCCACCTGGCGAACCTCATTGAGCAGGCCGAAAAAACCGACCAGGCACAGCATTCGGGCGGTTCCTGA
- a CDS encoding SGNH/GDSL hydrolase family protein, translating to MHLWTRFVAMGDSFTEGIGDPNPDSPGGNRGWADRVAEELASEHPDFAYANLAVRGRLLDQIIDEQLEPALALQPDLVTICAGGNDVIRPGGDPDRLAERMDGAVARLRASGAGVVLFTGPDLGNTPVLGSVRGRAAIYNENLRTVAKRHKAIVADMWALRELGDPQMWAPDRLHFSPLGHHTIAAMVLDTLHVPHSLQPLETKPLPAKNWRTARSEDLVWAREFLFPWVVRRVRHQSSGDGISAKRPEAGPMFGQGMPQGSAD from the coding sequence CTGCACCTCTGGACGCGGTTCGTGGCGATGGGTGATTCCTTTACCGAAGGGATCGGGGATCCCAACCCGGACAGCCCGGGCGGGAACCGCGGCTGGGCGGACCGCGTCGCAGAGGAACTCGCCTCCGAACACCCGGATTTCGCCTACGCCAACCTCGCTGTCCGGGGCAGGCTGCTGGACCAGATTATTGATGAGCAGCTGGAACCGGCCCTTGCCCTTCAGCCCGATCTGGTCACCATCTGCGCCGGCGGCAATGACGTGATCCGCCCCGGTGGAGATCCGGACCGGCTCGCCGAACGTATGGACGGTGCGGTTGCCCGGCTCCGGGCCTCCGGTGCAGGGGTGGTGCTGTTCACCGGTCCGGATCTGGGCAACACTCCCGTATTGGGTTCCGTCCGCGGGCGGGCTGCCATTTACAACGAAAACCTCCGGACCGTCGCCAAGCGGCATAAGGCCATCGTCGCCGACATGTGGGCGCTGCGTGAACTGGGCGATCCGCAGATGTGGGCACCGGACCGGCTGCACTTCTCACCGCTGGGACACCACACCATCGCTGCCATGGTGCTGGATACCCTGCATGTACCGCACTCCCTGCAGCCCCTGGAGACCAAGCCGCTGCCGGCCAAGAACTGGCGCACGGCCCGCTCCGAGGACCTGGTCTGGGCCCGGGAATTCCTCTTCCCCTGGGTCGTCCGCCGGGTGCGCCACCAGTCCTCCGGCGACGGGATTTCCGCGAAGCGTCCCGAGGCCGGACCGATGTTCGGGCAGGGCATGCCGCAGGGGTCTGCGGACTAG
- a CDS encoding alpha/beta fold hydrolase yields the protein MTKSAWNPVVLWSKPEAERAGTPLLVLFHGYLANEEDLMGLADYLPAEFTIASVRAPQAQGPGYTWFPLMSEADYSVDAVVESVADVAAWLDTVKDGHTSVTLLGFSMGMAVATTLLRHRPRDFAAVVGLSGFVVPSQDNPFFHDDDLQPGGVPFFWGRDQADPVIDAPRIEYTHAWLNAHTALTKILYSNMGHGINMQELGHVKEFLVHTVLRAGNRVG from the coding sequence ATGACGAAATCCGCGTGGAATCCTGTTGTCCTCTGGTCAAAACCCGAAGCCGAACGGGCAGGTACCCCGCTGCTGGTGCTGTTCCATGGCTACCTGGCCAACGAAGAGGACCTGATGGGGCTGGCCGATTATCTGCCGGCGGAGTTCACCATCGCCTCCGTCCGGGCGCCGCAGGCACAGGGCCCCGGGTACACCTGGTTCCCGCTGATGAGCGAGGCCGACTACTCAGTCGACGCGGTGGTGGAGTCCGTGGCGGATGTCGCGGCGTGGCTGGACACGGTTAAGGACGGCCACACCAGCGTCACCCTGCTGGGCTTCTCCATGGGGATGGCGGTGGCCACCACGCTGCTGCGCCACCGCCCCCGGGACTTCGCCGCCGTCGTCGGGCTTTCCGGGTTTGTTGTCCCATCGCAGGACAATCCGTTCTTCCACGACGACGACCTGCAGCCTGGCGGCGTGCCGTTCTTCTGGGGCCGCGACCAGGCAGACCCGGTCATCGACGCACCGCGGATCGAATACACGCACGCGTGGCTCAATGCCCACACCGCGCTGACCAAGATCCTCTACTCGAACATGGGCCACGGCATCAACATGCAGGAACTGGGCCATGTGAAGGAGTTCCTGGTGCACACGGTGCTGCGCGCCGGCAACCGGGTGGGTTAG
- a CDS encoding RNA-binding S4 domain-containing protein, producing MSSPNPQDLPIRDEMIRLGQLLKLANLAEDGIEAKQLIEDGMVKVNGDIEERRGRQLHAGDVVSVNGETLRITREG from the coding sequence ATGAGTTCCCCCAATCCCCAAGACCTGCCCATTCGTGACGAAATGATCCGCCTGGGCCAGCTGCTCAAGCTTGCCAATCTGGCCGAAGACGGCATCGAGGCCAAACAGCTGATCGAAGACGGCATGGTGAAGGTGAACGGCGACATCGAAGAGCGCCGCGGCCGCCAGCTGCATGCCGGTGATGTGGTGTCCGTCAACGGTGAGACGCTGCGGATTACCCGCGAGGGCTAA
- a CDS encoding DMT family transporter has protein sequence MSPLIGLPLSLLAGVAIPSQARVNGALGERLDDGLAAALVSFVVGLVVMVIISLALPRGRAGAGQLIPSLRERRFPRYYVLAGMIGGYFVLSQTLTVAVLGVAVFTVAAVAGQTLTGLVVDRLGIGPAGKKALTVMRVVGAVLTIAAVAWAVSPKLGGGSEPSEWLLPVLLPLTAGMLMSFQQAMNGTTGMHYGTPITATLVNFIAGTVLLAVMWGIKVAVSGAGNPLPGEWWLYLGGPLGCIFIGVGALLVRSLGVLLTSLGLIGGQLIGSLLLDIVFPAPGSVVVAATVLGTLLTLLAIVLATLPWNMPGGGPFRRRRTGTTGAGNVPSRDRNAAPKPPR, from the coding sequence ATGTCCCCGCTGATCGGTCTGCCCCTGTCCCTACTGGCCGGAGTTGCCATTCCGTCCCAGGCCCGCGTCAACGGCGCCCTGGGGGAGCGGCTCGACGACGGCCTGGCCGCCGCGCTGGTCAGCTTTGTGGTCGGACTGGTGGTTATGGTCATCATCAGCCTGGCCCTGCCCCGCGGCCGCGCCGGAGCCGGACAGCTGATTCCCTCGCTGCGGGAACGCCGGTTCCCCCGGTACTACGTCCTGGCCGGCATGATCGGCGGATACTTCGTCCTGTCGCAGACCCTCACCGTCGCCGTGCTGGGTGTTGCGGTGTTCACCGTGGCTGCCGTCGCCGGACAGACCCTGACCGGACTGGTGGTTGACCGGCTCGGCATCGGACCGGCCGGCAAGAAGGCACTGACAGTGATGCGCGTGGTCGGAGCGGTGCTGACCATCGCTGCGGTGGCGTGGGCAGTCAGCCCGAAGCTGGGCGGCGGGTCGGAGCCATCCGAATGGCTCCTGCCGGTGCTGCTGCCCCTGACGGCCGGCATGCTGATGAGCTTCCAGCAGGCCATGAACGGTACTACCGGCATGCATTACGGCACCCCCATCACGGCCACGCTCGTGAACTTCATCGCCGGCACCGTCCTGCTGGCCGTGATGTGGGGAATCAAGGTCGCCGTGTCGGGAGCCGGCAATCCGCTCCCGGGGGAATGGTGGCTCTACCTGGGCGGGCCGTTGGGTTGCATCTTCATCGGCGTCGGCGCCCTATTGGTCCGCAGCCTGGGTGTGCTGCTCACCAGCCTCGGCCTCATCGGCGGGCAGCTGATCGGCTCGCTCCTGCTGGATATTGTCTTCCCCGCACCGGGCAGCGTGGTGGTGGCAGCCACTGTGCTCGGGACCCTGCTGACCCTCCTCGCCATCGTGCTGGCCACGCTGCCGTGGAACATGCCCGGCGGCGGGCCGTTCCGCCGTCGTCGTACCGGGACAACAGGGGCCGGGAACGTGCCGTCCCGGGACCGGAACGCCGCGCCCAAGCCGCCCCGGTAG
- a CDS encoding glycine--tRNA ligase, whose protein sequence is MASTKSKLDPIISLAKRRGFVFQSGEIYGGSRSAWDYGPLGVEFKENIKKQWWQHMVRGRDDVVGLDSAVILPRPVWEASGHVEVFSDPLVECLSCHKRYRADHLEEAYEEKKGHAPENGLADIACANCGTKGQWTEPQEFSGLLKTFLGPVANEEGMHYLRPETAQGIFVNFNNVLTTSRKKPPFGIGQIGKSFRNEITPGNFIFRTREFEQMEMEFFVEPGTDEEWHKYWIENRFNWYTGLGINPDNLRLFEHPQEKLSHYSKGTTDVEYRFGFQGSEWGELEGIANRTDFDLGTHSKHSGTDLSYFNQATNERFTPYVIEPAAGLTRSFMAFLVDSYTEDEAPNAKGGVDKRTVLKLDPRLAPVKAAVLPLSRNEDLSPKAKDLAAQLRRNWNIDFDDAGAIGRRYRRQDEIGTPFCITVDFDTLEDHAVTVRERDTMAQERVSLDKVEGYLAERLIGA, encoded by the coding sequence ATGGCTTCGACCAAATCCAAGCTGGATCCCATCATCTCCCTCGCCAAGCGCAGGGGGTTTGTCTTCCAGTCGGGTGAGATTTACGGCGGGTCCCGGTCCGCATGGGATTACGGCCCCCTGGGCGTCGAATTCAAGGAAAACATCAAGAAGCAGTGGTGGCAGCACATGGTCCGCGGGCGCGACGACGTCGTCGGGCTGGATTCCGCAGTCATCCTTCCCCGCCCGGTCTGGGAAGCCTCCGGACACGTGGAGGTCTTCTCCGATCCGCTGGTCGAGTGCCTCAGCTGCCACAAGCGCTACCGTGCCGACCACCTCGAAGAGGCCTACGAGGAAAAGAAGGGCCACGCCCCCGAAAACGGCCTGGCCGACATTGCCTGCGCCAACTGCGGCACCAAGGGACAGTGGACCGAGCCGCAGGAATTCTCCGGCCTGCTCAAGACCTTCCTCGGCCCGGTGGCCAATGAAGAAGGCATGCACTACCTGCGCCCGGAGACGGCCCAGGGCATCTTCGTGAACTTCAACAACGTGCTGACCACGTCGCGCAAGAAGCCGCCGTTCGGCATCGGCCAGATCGGCAAGAGCTTCCGCAACGAAATTACGCCGGGCAACTTCATCTTCCGCACCCGCGAGTTCGAGCAGATGGAAATGGAGTTCTTCGTCGAGCCGGGCACGGACGAGGAATGGCACAAGTACTGGATCGAAAACCGCTTCAACTGGTACACCGGCCTGGGCATCAACCCGGACAACCTGCGCCTCTTCGAACACCCGCAGGAAAAGCTGAGCCACTACTCCAAGGGCACCACCGACGTCGAATACCGCTTCGGTTTCCAGGGCTCCGAGTGGGGCGAGCTCGAAGGCATCGCCAACCGCACCGACTTCGACCTCGGCACGCACTCCAAGCACTCCGGCACCGACCTGAGCTACTTCAACCAGGCCACCAACGAGCGGTTCACCCCGTACGTGATTGAGCCCGCCGCCGGCCTGACCCGGTCCTTCATGGCGTTCCTGGTGGATTCCTACACCGAGGACGAGGCACCCAACGCGAAGGGCGGCGTCGACAAGCGCACCGTCCTGAAGCTGGATCCGCGCCTGGCCCCGGTCAAGGCTGCCGTGCTGCCGCTGAGCCGCAACGAGGACCTCTCGCCCAAGGCCAAGGACCTCGCCGCACAGCTGCGCCGGAACTGGAACATCGACTTCGACGACGCCGGCGCCATCGGCCGCCGGTACCGCCGCCAGGACGAGATCGGCACCCCGTTCTGCATCACCGTGGACTTCGACACGCTCGAAGACCACGCAGTCACCGTGCGTGAACGCGACACGATGGCGCAGGAGCGGGTGAGCCTGGACAAGGTTGAGGGTTACCTCGCCGAACGCCTGATCGGCGCGTAA
- a CDS encoding GNAT family N-acetyltransferase → MAISFREWREDDDLKLNQLWGDPESAQAGQFRAVLRPSSNEPWSRCIVAEDDGIPVAAGVVYETSLHPDRLWAYVEVARENRRTGLGSTLLDMLRKEAESAPSGVRKLRAKVEPGTPAAAFAEAAGLTLIQRSCVVLVEPGRLKLPVFTDDGPQLDEAATGSVELTQAVVQFYNAVHGWDRADMNLGRAQQMLLNDATGASGAVVLRDKPKKDGGKIAAFAVSYTQERTDEPADVLVGYDTTLDLDEAQAAVESLVAMLAYQYPVQLEVDESMTAVVRALEPLIKAGVARQIGSETLILSD, encoded by the coding sequence ATGGCTATCTCGTTCCGCGAATGGCGTGAAGATGACGACCTGAAACTCAACCAGCTCTGGGGCGACCCGGAAAGCGCGCAGGCCGGGCAGTTCCGTGCCGTGCTGCGGCCCTCGTCCAACGAGCCGTGGAGCCGCTGCATCGTGGCCGAAGACGACGGTATCCCGGTAGCCGCCGGCGTCGTCTACGAAACGAGCCTGCATCCGGACCGGCTGTGGGCCTACGTTGAGGTTGCCCGGGAAAACCGGCGCACCGGACTGGGCAGCACCCTGCTCGACATGCTGCGCAAGGAAGCCGAGTCCGCGCCGTCGGGCGTGCGGAAGCTGCGCGCGAAGGTGGAGCCGGGCACCCCTGCCGCCGCGTTCGCCGAGGCCGCCGGATTGACTCTGATCCAGCGTTCCTGCGTGGTTTTGGTGGAGCCGGGCCGGCTGAAGCTGCCCGTGTTCACCGATGACGGACCCCAGCTGGATGAGGCAGCCACCGGTTCGGTGGAGCTCACCCAGGCCGTGGTCCAGTTCTACAACGCGGTACACGGCTGGGACCGCGCCGACATGAACCTCGGCCGCGCCCAGCAGATGCTGCTCAACGATGCCACCGGTGCCTCCGGCGCCGTGGTGCTGCGTGACAAGCCGAAGAAGGACGGCGGCAAGATCGCCGCCTTCGCCGTGAGCTACACGCAGGAACGCACGGATGAGCCCGCCGACGTCCTGGTCGGGTACGACACCACCCTGGACCTCGACGAGGCACAGGCCGCGGTCGAGTCCCTGGTGGCCATGCTGGCCTACCAGTACCCGGTGCAGCTGGAAGTGGACGAATCCATGACCGCCGTGGTGCGGGCACTGGAACCGCTGATCAAGGCCGGCGTCGCCCGGCAGATCGGCAGCGAAACGCTGATCCTCAGCGACTAG
- the dusB gene encoding tRNA dihydrouridine synthase DusB, with the protein MTVLSPELKLELPPLQLGPITVDTPVILAPMAGITNKAFRRLCREYGGGLYVTEMVTSRALVERSPESMRIIKHDDDEKVRSVQLYGVDPKTVGAAVRLLVEEDRADHIDLNFGCPVPKVTRKGGGSALPWKLDLFTAIVQTAVKEASRGNVPLTIKMRKGIDEDHLTFLDAGRIARDSGVAAVTLHGRTASQFYSGKADWSAIAELREALPDMNVLGNGDIWSAEDAIRMVRETGVDGVVIGRGCQGRPWLFGDLEAAFEGRSERHRPGLKQVSDSVYRHAELLVETFGDEVIALRDIRKHMAWYFKGYVVGGDLRAKLATVPSLAVLRELLDQLDPDAPYPGTDAEGPRGRAGTPKKTALPEGWLDGRELNAAQKSIISAAELDISGG; encoded by the coding sequence GTGACTGTTTTATCTCCGGAACTCAAGCTTGAACTTCCCCCGCTGCAGCTGGGCCCCATCACCGTGGACACCCCGGTGATCCTGGCGCCCATGGCCGGCATCACCAACAAGGCCTTCCGCCGGCTCTGCCGCGAATACGGCGGTGGACTCTACGTGACTGAAATGGTCACCTCCCGCGCCCTGGTGGAACGCTCGCCCGAGTCCATGCGGATCATCAAGCACGACGACGACGAAAAGGTCCGGTCGGTCCAGCTCTACGGCGTGGACCCCAAGACTGTCGGTGCAGCCGTCCGCCTCCTGGTCGAGGAGGACCGCGCCGACCACATTGACCTGAACTTCGGCTGCCCGGTCCCCAAGGTCACCCGAAAGGGCGGCGGCTCCGCCCTGCCCTGGAAGCTGGACCTGTTCACCGCGATTGTGCAGACCGCCGTGAAGGAAGCTTCCCGGGGAAACGTGCCGCTGACCATCAAGATGCGCAAGGGCATTGACGAGGACCACCTGACCTTCCTCGACGCCGGCCGGATCGCCCGTGATTCCGGCGTGGCCGCGGTGACCCTGCACGGCCGCACGGCATCGCAGTTCTACTCCGGCAAGGCCGACTGGTCCGCCATTGCCGAGCTGCGTGAAGCCCTGCCGGACATGAACGTGCTGGGCAACGGCGACATCTGGTCCGCCGAGGACGCCATCCGCATGGTGCGCGAAACCGGTGTGGACGGCGTCGTCATCGGACGCGGCTGCCAGGGCCGCCCGTGGCTGTTCGGCGACCTGGAAGCGGCCTTCGAGGGGCGCTCCGAACGGCACCGGCCGGGATTGAAACAGGTGTCCGACAGTGTGTACCGGCACGCCGAACTGCTGGTGGAGACCTTCGGCGACGAAGTCATTGCCCTGCGGGACATCCGCAAGCACATGGCCTGGTACTTCAAGGGCTACGTAGTCGGGGGAGACCTCCGCGCTAAACTGGCGACGGTACCGTCCCTGGCGGTGCTCCGTGAACTGCTGGACCAGCTGGACCCCGATGCACCGTACCCCGGCACAGACGCCGAGGGGCCGCGCGGACGGGCCGGAACACCCAAAAAGACAGCGCTGCCGGAAGGCTGGCTGGACGGGCGGGAACTTAACGCCGCCCAGAAATCCATCATTTCCGCAGCCGAACTCGACATATCAGGCGGCTAA
- a CDS encoding deoxyguanosinetriphosphate triphosphohydrolase, which produces MTFPQAVQTAGYTDVDLARWVQEPAKNTNRTQFGRDRARVLHSSALRRLGAKTQVVAPDTDDFVRTRLTHSLEVAQVGRELGNALGCDPDVVDAACLSHDLGHPPFGHNGETALNDIAHMIGGFEGNAQTLRLLTRLEPKIIAPDGTPAGLNLTRASLDAATKYPWSIADAPLVNGHRTTKFGVYEDDLPVFTWLRDGAPAGRSCLEAQVMDLADDISYSVHDVEDAIVAGHVQLKWLDNPDQRARVVGYTQQWYLPGVEAAAIEAALARLEATNVWVRESDGSRRAMAALKDMTSQLIGRFCNSALEATRGIYGTDPLTRYNAEMVVPEGTQLEIAVMKGLATTFVMTTDQRQPLYERQREILTALVAQLEATGDRHLEPMFAADWRDAADDGARLRVVVDQVASLTDGSALALHERLVGPVPALW; this is translated from the coding sequence ATGACCTTCCCGCAGGCAGTCCAGACCGCTGGCTACACCGACGTTGACCTGGCCCGTTGGGTCCAGGAACCGGCGAAGAACACCAACCGCACCCAGTTCGGCCGCGACCGGGCACGGGTGCTGCATTCCTCCGCGCTGCGCCGGCTCGGCGCCAAGACCCAGGTGGTCGCCCCGGACACGGACGACTTTGTCCGCACCCGGCTGACGCACAGCCTCGAAGTGGCGCAGGTGGGCCGCGAACTGGGCAACGCACTGGGCTGCGACCCCGACGTCGTCGACGCCGCCTGCCTCTCCCACGACCTGGGGCACCCGCCCTTCGGGCACAACGGCGAGACCGCCCTGAACGATATTGCGCATATGATCGGCGGCTTCGAGGGCAACGCGCAGACGCTGCGGCTGCTGACCCGCCTGGAACCGAAGATCATTGCTCCGGACGGCACCCCGGCAGGGTTGAACCTGACCCGCGCCAGCCTGGACGCCGCCACCAAGTACCCCTGGTCCATTGCGGACGCCCCGCTGGTGAACGGCCACCGCACCACGAAATTCGGTGTCTACGAGGATGACCTGCCCGTTTTCACCTGGCTGCGCGACGGCGCTCCGGCCGGCCGCTCCTGCCTCGAGGCCCAGGTGATGGACCTCGCGGATGACATCTCGTACTCCGTGCACGACGTCGAGGACGCCATCGTGGCCGGCCATGTGCAGCTCAAATGGCTGGACAACCCCGACCAGCGCGCCCGCGTGGTGGGCTACACCCAGCAGTGGTACCTGCCCGGCGTCGAGGCTGCCGCGATTGAGGCTGCCCTCGCACGGTTGGAAGCCACCAATGTCTGGGTGCGCGAGTCCGACGGCAGCCGCCGGGCCATGGCCGCGCTCAAGGACATGACCAGCCAGCTGATCGGCCGGTTCTGCAACAGCGCACTGGAGGCCACCCGCGGCATTTACGGCACCGATCCGCTGACCCGGTACAACGCCGAAATGGTGGTCCCCGAGGGCACCCAGCTGGAAATCGCGGTGATGAAGGGGCTGGCGACCACGTTCGTTATGACCACCGACCAGCGCCAGCCGCTGTACGAGCGCCAGCGCGAAATCCTCACCGCCCTCGTCGCCCAGCTGGAAGCCACCGGCGACCGCCACTTGGAGCCCATGTTCGCGGCGGACTGGCGGGACGCGGCCGACGACGGCGCCCGGCTGCGCGTCGTCGTCGACCAGGTGGCTTCGCTGACGGATGGTTCGGCACTCGCCCTGCACGAGCGGCTCGTAGGCCCGGTCCCGGCGCTCTGGTAG